The Myxococcales bacterium region CGGCATCGGGATAACCCGCCGCGTTGAGGTTCTTCTTCCACTCGGCCGCCGTGAAGCCCTTCGAGTCGGCTCCCGCGACCTTCATGCCGAGGTCGTCGCCGGGTTCGGAGGTGAACGGAACACCGGCTTTCACCAGGAACTCGCGCGCTTTCTCGCACTTCGCCTCGCAGGCGGCAGGCTCAATGAGCGTGACCGGCGACGAGTCGATGGCTTTGGCGAGTTTGGGGTTCGCGGCAGACGTGAGCCCCTTGTAGATCGGAATGTAGGTGATGGCGGCGATCAGGAGCCCCAACATGATGATGGGCTTGCGGCCGATTCGGTCGGACAGGCTGCCGAAGACAACGAAGAATGGCGTCCCGGCGGCGAGCGCGATGATGAGCAGCGTGTAGGCCGTGCGGTAGTCGACCTTGAGCGTCGCCGTGAGGAAGTAGAGCGCGTAGAACTGGCCGCCGTACCAGATGACCGCCTGACCGGCCGTTGCGCCGAAGAGCGCCAAGAGCACCCACTTGCCGTAGCGCCACGAGAAGAGCGCCTCGCCGACGGGGCCCTTCGACTTCTGATCGTTGGCCATCAGATCGCGGAACATCGGCGTCTCGCGGAGCGAGAGGCGGAGGTAGACCGAGACGCCGAGAAGGACGAACGAGAGGAAGAACGGCTGGCGCCAGCCCCACATGCGGAACTCGGTCTCGCCGAGGTACACGCGGGTCCCCATGATGACGAGCAGCGAGAGCATGAGGCCGAGCGTGGCCGTGGTCTGGACGTAGCCCGTAAAGTAGCCCTTGCGATCCGGCGGCGCATACTCCGCGACGTACGAGACGGCGCCGCCGTACTCGCCACCGAGCGCAAGACCTTGGAGGAGGCGCATGCTCACGAGGAGCACGGGAGCGAGCGTGCCGACGTCCGAGTAGGTCGGCAAGAGGCCGATGGCGGCCGTCGAGACGCCCATGATCATGATGGTCAGGAGGAAGCTGTACTTCCTGCCGACGACGTCGCCGAGGCGACCGAAGAACACGGCGCCGACGGGACGAACGGCGAAGCCGGCGCCGAAGGTCGCGAGGCTCGCGAGAAACTGCGCGGTCTCGTTGCCGGCGGGAAAGAACAGGCCGCCGAAGAAGCTCGCGAGGCTGCCGTAGAGATAAAAGTCGTACCACTCGAAGAGCGTCCCTAGCGAAGACGCCAAGGTCACTTGCCGGAGCGTCGCTTCGTCGGTCGCTTTCGTCCGAGTCGTCGCGTTGGTCGTCATCCCTGCAACCGCAGCCATTTGGCCTCCTCGATTTCTTCTCGCTGGATCGTCGAAGTGTTCAACGACGAATCCGGCCGCTCGTTCGCCCGCAAGCAAGGTGGCTCGCAGGCGCTCCCCACCTCATGACAGCACGCGCACTCTATCCGCCTCCAAAGGCTCCGGAAAACTTCTTTTCCCGTGCCTCGTTCACATTGGTAGGTCTCTTGCTTACCTACCGACGCGGGTTGCGCTCGAGCTCAGCCGGGCGCGCAGCGGCAACTAACCGACGACGGCGCCGGCACCGCTCGCGCGCGCGTTGGCGATCGCGATGAGCTCACGCCAGAGCGCTTCCCGCCCCTCGTGGTTGATCGCGCTGTAGCCGATCACGGGGCGGTTCAGCTTGCGGCGCAGCGCGAGCATCAGGGGCTTGCGCTTCGAGAGCGGGACC contains the following coding sequences:
- a CDS encoding MHS family MFS transporter gives rise to the protein MAAVAGMTTNATTRTKATDEATLRQVTLASSLGTLFEWYDFYLYGSLASFFGGLFFPAGNETAQFLASLATFGAGFAVRPVGAVFFGRLGDVVGRKYSFLLTIMIMGVSTAAIGLLPTYSDVGTLAPVLLVSMRLLQGLALGGEYGGAVSYVAEYAPPDRKGYFTGYVQTTATLGLMLSLLVIMGTRVYLGETEFRMWGWRQPFFLSFVLLGVSVYLRLSLRETPMFRDLMANDQKSKGPVGEALFSWRYGKWVLLALFGATAGQAVIWYGGQFYALYFLTATLKVDYRTAYTLLIIALAAGTPFFVVFGSLSDRIGRKPIIMLGLLIAAITYIPIYKGLTSAANPKLAKAIDSSPVTLIEPAACEAKCEKAREFLVKAGVPFTSEPGDDLGMKVAGADSKGFTAAEWKKNLNAAGYPDAAKPEDISKVTVVLLLFVLVIFVTMVYGPIAAFLCELFPTRIRYTGLSVPYHFGNGWFGGFTPLIGTSITASTGNIYAGLYWMIGVALMSLVIGGLLLPETKDRALDSDI